A single region of the Paraburkholderia megapolitana genome encodes:
- the argE gene encoding acetylornithine deacetylase, which translates to MSQVAESAKPVSSSPASGSSSTPSPVSLPWVTQLVSIDTVSRNPNLGLIETVRDALRARGVEATLTHDDSGKWANLFATIPAHDGETNGGIVLSGHTDVVPVDGQQWDSDPFKPEIRGDKLYGRGTCDMKGFIGAALALVPQMQETKLAKPIHLALSFDEEIGCVGAPLMIADLLKRGIKPDGCIVGEPTSMRPIIAHKGVNAYQCCIRGHAAHSSLTPKGLNAIEYAARLICHIRDIADRFRAEGPFDELYDVPFTTAQTSTIKGGNAINTVPAECHFEFEFRNLPTLAPEPIFARIEQYARDTLLPKMLAEHPAAAIEFTKLAAAPGLDAAEQAAITQLVRALTADQDRRKVAYGTEAGLFSLAGIPSIVCGPGDIQQAHKANEFVELEQLVACERFLARFVHSMSVDAHTH; encoded by the coding sequence ATGTCCCAGGTCGCTGAATCAGCGAAGCCCGTGTCTTCTTCCCCCGCTTCTGGCAGTTCCTCCACACCGTCTCCCGTTTCACTTCCGTGGGTTACGCAGCTCGTGTCGATCGACACGGTCAGCCGCAATCCGAATCTCGGTCTGATCGAAACCGTACGCGACGCGCTGCGCGCACGCGGTGTAGAAGCCACGCTCACACACGACGACAGCGGCAAATGGGCCAACCTGTTCGCAACGATTCCCGCGCACGACGGCGAGACCAACGGCGGCATCGTGCTGTCGGGTCACACCGATGTCGTGCCGGTCGACGGCCAGCAATGGGACAGCGATCCGTTCAAGCCGGAGATTCGCGGCGACAAGCTGTACGGGCGCGGCACCTGCGACATGAAGGGTTTTATCGGCGCAGCGCTCGCGCTCGTGCCGCAGATGCAGGAAACGAAACTCGCGAAACCGATTCACCTGGCGCTGTCGTTCGACGAAGAGATCGGTTGCGTCGGTGCACCGCTGATGATCGCCGACCTGCTCAAGCGCGGCATCAAGCCGGACGGCTGCATCGTCGGCGAGCCGACCAGCATGCGCCCGATCATCGCGCACAAAGGAGTCAACGCGTACCAGTGCTGCATCCGCGGCCACGCCGCGCATTCGTCGTTGACGCCAAAGGGGCTCAACGCGATCGAATACGCGGCGCGCCTCATCTGCCATATCCGCGATATCGCCGACCGGTTCCGCGCAGAAGGTCCGTTCGACGAGCTCTACGACGTCCCGTTCACGACGGCGCAAACCAGCACGATCAAAGGCGGCAACGCGATCAACACGGTGCCCGCCGAATGTCACTTCGAATTCGAATTCCGCAATCTGCCGACGCTCGCGCCGGAACCGATCTTCGCGCGCATCGAGCAATACGCACGCGATACGCTGCTGCCGAAGATGCTCGCCGAACATCCGGCCGCCGCCATCGAATTCACGAAGCTCGCAGCCGCCCCGGGTCTCGATGCAGCCGAACAGGCCGCGATCACACAACTCGTGCGCGCACTGACTGCGGATCAAGACCGGCGCAAGGTCGCCTACGGTACCGAAGCCGGCCTGTTCTCGCTCGCGGGCATTCCGAGCATCGTCTGCGGGCCTGGCGACATTCAGCAGGCGCACAAGGCCAACGAATTCGTCGAGCTCGAACAACTCGTCGCGTGCGAACGTTTTCTGGCCAGGTTCGTACACAGCATGTCTGTCGACGCTCATACCCACTAA
- the mscL gene encoding large conductance mechanosensitive channel protein MscL — translation MSMFKEFKEFALKGNVMDLAVGVIIGAAFSTIVTSIVKDLIMPVVGVVTGGLDFSNKFILLGHIPDNFKGNPDSYKDLQTAGVAAFGYGSFITVLINFIILAFIIFLMVKFINNLRKPAADAPPPAPAEDVLLLREIRDSLRNR, via the coding sequence ATGAGCATGTTCAAGGAGTTCAAGGAATTTGCCCTCAAGGGCAACGTAATGGACCTCGCGGTTGGTGTGATCATCGGCGCGGCGTTCTCTACGATCGTGACTTCAATTGTTAAAGACCTGATCATGCCGGTAGTCGGTGTCGTGACGGGCGGCCTCGATTTCTCGAACAAATTCATCCTGCTCGGCCATATTCCCGACAACTTCAAGGGCAACCCCGATTCGTACAAAGACTTGCAGACTGCGGGCGTCGCTGCGTTTGGCTACGGCTCGTTCATCACGGTGTTGATCAACTTCATCATCCTCGCGTTCATCATTTTCCTGATGGTCAAGTTCATCAACAACCTGCGCAAGCCCGCTGCGGATGCGCCGCCGCCGGCTCCGGCCGAAGATGTGCTGCTGCTGCGCGAGATTCGCGATTCGTTGAGGAATCGTTGA
- a CDS encoding sensor histidine kinase → MKLFTKGLLLIAVPSAVELALLGVVFDAQEQTTQAAQWSTNSKQILYQAASVIDPLLRQAARVRTGIVVGDASFIDRHAVWVDLSDRLTHLEQLVADTPQQTARVQRMRAAIEAYRKQATEISQALHDGRNIGPFTADEGRDMPAQIAIFNDELNALIAEESRLDAQRSESLNETRTRQQYALIAAVVGSMLIWAATAAAFARNIGRRLDVLTGNAERLGDGEPLMPPLSGNDEIASLDAVLHRTGARLRVAERDQAVLKSRLEARAAELAGVNEELRQETQDNEMFIYSVSHDLRSPLVNLQGFSKELQVSCDELNSVVDAARLPENEHRRLTRVLDGDIRESLQFLRTAVTRAAAIIDALLRISRAGRLEYQWQRVSVGRAVAKVVDTLQAAIGERAALVTVRDLPPAWGDPSAIEQIFSNLIGNAVNYLDPSRPGRIEVGALEPGVVDVPQPGVPRTRTYYVRDNGLGIPAAYMSKTFRAFQRLHGDVAKGDGIGLALVRRIVERHGGRVWVESAEGAGSTFFIVLPEQPVRIA, encoded by the coding sequence ATGAAACTTTTCACGAAGGGTCTGCTGCTGATCGCAGTGCCAAGCGCGGTCGAACTGGCGCTGCTCGGGGTCGTATTCGACGCGCAGGAACAGACGACGCAGGCCGCGCAGTGGTCGACCAACAGCAAGCAGATCCTCTATCAGGCGGCTTCGGTGATCGACCCGCTGCTGCGTCAGGCCGCCCGGGTGAGGACGGGGATCGTGGTCGGCGATGCATCGTTCATCGATCGCCATGCGGTATGGGTCGATCTGTCCGACCGCCTGACCCATCTGGAACAACTGGTGGCCGATACGCCGCAGCAGACCGCGCGGGTCCAGCGCATGCGCGCCGCTATCGAGGCGTATCGCAAGCAGGCCACCGAGATCTCGCAGGCGCTCCACGACGGCCGCAACATCGGCCCGTTTACCGCCGACGAAGGTCGCGACATGCCGGCGCAGATCGCTATCTTCAATGACGAGCTGAATGCGCTGATCGCCGAGGAATCGCGGCTCGATGCGCAACGCAGCGAGTCGCTGAACGAAACCCGCACGCGCCAGCAATATGCGCTGATCGCCGCAGTGGTCGGTTCGATGCTGATCTGGGCGGCCACCGCGGCGGCTTTCGCGCGCAATATCGGCCGCCGGCTCGATGTGCTGACCGGCAACGCGGAGCGTCTCGGCGACGGCGAGCCGCTGATGCCGCCGCTCTCGGGCAACGACGAAATCGCCTCGCTCGACGCCGTGCTGCATCGGACCGGCGCGCGGCTGCGGGTCGCCGAGCGCGACCAGGCGGTGCTGAAATCGCGCCTCGAAGCGCGCGCCGCCGAACTGGCCGGTGTCAACGAGGAATTGCGCCAGGAAACCCAGGACAACGAGATGTTCATCTACAGCGTGTCGCACGATCTGCGCTCGCCGCTCGTGAACCTGCAAGGGTTTTCGAAAGAGCTGCAGGTATCCTGCGATGAGCTGAACAGCGTCGTCGATGCGGCACGACTGCCGGAGAACGAGCACCGGCGGTTGACGCGGGTGCTCGACGGCGATATCCGCGAGTCGCTGCAGTTTCTGCGCACGGCGGTGACTCGCGCTGCGGCGATCATCGATGCACTCTTGCGCATTTCGCGCGCCGGGCGGCTCGAGTACCAGTGGCAGCGCGTGAGCGTCGGGCGGGCAGTGGCCAAGGTGGTCGACACGCTGCAGGCGGCGATCGGCGAGCGCGCGGCGCTCGTCACGGTGCGCGACCTGCCGCCCGCGTGGGGCGATCCGTCGGCAATCGAACAGATTTTCAGCAACCTGATCGGCAATGCGGTGAACTACCTCGACCCCAGCCGGCCAGGCCGTATCGAAGTCGGTGCGCTGGAGCCGGGCGTCGTCGACGTGCCGCAACCGGGCGTGCCGCGCACGCGCACGTACTACGTGCGCGACAACGGGCTCGGGATTCCCGCGGCCTATATGTCGAAAACGTTCCGCGCGTTTCAGCGTCTGCACGGCGACGTCGCCAAGGGCGACGGCATCGGCCTCGCGCTGGTGCGGCGGATCGTCGAGCGGCATGGCGGGCGGGTGTGGGTGGAATCGGCGGAAGGGGCGGGCTCGACCTTCTTCATTGTCTTGCCAGAACAACCGGTGCGTATCGCATGA
- a CDS encoding hybrid sensor histidine kinase/response regulator encodes MTEDVSTHSPAFVLVVDDDEGILRLARKSLERAGCRVAASRSVGDARARIAEGEPDLLVLDYQLDGPETGLDFFRRLRAEGIRIPAILVTGFTDESRVIEALRAGVSDVVPKSGDYLDYLPEAVERVLLQVRLQKASAEALLLRDREAHYRTLSEALPHLVLTCNADGNCDFLSKQWLEYTGLSESMSQGLAWLDAVHPEDRDEIRRTWLKTVRSGAVDYRHELRIRRHDGAYRWFDARIVAMRDADGVVSKWFGSCTDVHQQREAIEEREQLLASEQAARQNAEEANRAKDRFLAMLSHELRTPLTPVLAGTRILEMLAELPDSARSSVRMIRRNIELEARLIDDLLDLTRVANGKLRLSLETVDVHEVIDSVLELFRSEIQVKEQDVHVEKHAQHHYVLADRARLQQMLWNLIRNAAKFTPDGGHIYVRTSDERMHIQISIEDTGIGIEPEQIGKLFNAFEQGSQNMTRQFGGLGLGLAITKALTDAHGGTVTARSPGAHCGATFAITMPTAEPPVEEPVVATTSEEHPPELLTILLVEDHVDTAEVMAQLIRGLGHDVTVVGCVADALAATRVGVFDLVVSDVGLPDGTGIDFIKAYREHSDVPAIALTGFGTDEDVRRCLAAGFNAHLTKPVNFSQLEQLIESTANLKAGENHAPAAAGGASR; translated from the coding sequence ATGACCGAAGACGTTTCCACGCATTCGCCCGCGTTTGTGCTTGTCGTCGATGACGACGAGGGCATTCTGCGGCTTGCGCGCAAGTCGCTCGAGCGCGCCGGCTGCCGGGTAGCCGCGAGCCGCTCGGTCGGCGACGCCCGCGCGCGTATCGCCGAAGGCGAGCCCGATCTGCTCGTGCTCGACTATCAGCTCGACGGTCCCGAGACAGGGCTCGATTTCTTCCGGCGCCTGCGTGCCGAAGGCATTCGCATTCCCGCCATCCTCGTGACCGGTTTCACCGACGAGTCGCGCGTGATCGAAGCATTGCGCGCCGGGGTGTCGGATGTCGTGCCGAAATCGGGCGACTACCTCGACTACCTGCCCGAAGCGGTCGAACGTGTGCTGTTGCAGGTGCGGTTGCAGAAGGCATCGGCAGAAGCGCTGTTGCTGCGCGATCGCGAAGCGCATTACCGCACGTTGTCAGAAGCGCTGCCGCACCTTGTGCTCACCTGCAACGCCGACGGCAATTGCGATTTCCTGTCGAAGCAGTGGCTCGAATACACGGGCCTGAGCGAGAGCATGTCGCAAGGGCTCGCATGGCTCGATGCAGTTCATCCGGAAGATCGCGACGAGATTCGCCGGACCTGGCTGAAAACCGTGCGCAGCGGCGCCGTCGATTATCGGCATGAACTGCGGATTCGTCGTCATGACGGCGCTTACCGCTGGTTCGATGCGCGGATCGTCGCGATGCGCGACGCGGACGGCGTGGTCAGCAAGTGGTTCGGCAGTTGCACGGACGTGCATCAGCAGCGCGAGGCGATCGAAGAGCGCGAGCAACTGCTTGCCTCCGAGCAGGCCGCGCGGCAAAACGCCGAAGAAGCAAACCGGGCGAAAGACCGTTTTCTCGCGATGCTCTCGCACGAGCTACGCACGCCGCTCACACCGGTGCTGGCCGGCACGCGCATCCTCGAAATGCTTGCCGAGCTGCCGGACAGCGCGCGCTCCAGCGTGCGGATGATCCGCCGCAACATCGAACTCGAGGCGCGGCTGATCGACGATCTGCTCGATCTCACGCGCGTTGCGAACGGCAAGCTGCGTCTGTCGCTGGAAACGGTCGATGTGCATGAAGTAATCGACAGTGTGCTTGAACTGTTCCGCAGCGAAATCCAGGTCAAGGAACAGGACGTGCATGTCGAGAAGCATGCGCAACATCACTACGTGCTCGCCGATCGCGCGCGACTGCAGCAGATGCTATGGAACCTGATTCGCAACGCCGCGAAGTTCACACCGGACGGTGGCCACATCTATGTGCGCACGTCCGATGAGCGCATGCATATACAGATCTCGATCGAGGACACCGGCATCGGTATCGAACCCGAACAGATCGGCAAGCTCTTCAATGCGTTCGAGCAGGGCAGCCAGAACATGACGCGGCAGTTCGGCGGGCTCGGTCTTGGACTAGCGATCACCAAAGCGTTGACCGACGCGCACGGCGGTACCGTGACCGCGCGCAGCCCGGGCGCGCACTGTGGCGCGACGTTCGCGATCACGATGCCGACAGCCGAGCCGCCGGTCGAAGAGCCCGTCGTGGCGACGACAAGCGAGGAACATCCGCCGGAGCTGCTGACCATTCTGCTCGTCGAGGATCACGTCGATACCGCCGAAGTGATGGCGCAACTCATACGCGGGTTGGGGCACGACGTGACCGTGGTCGGTTGTGTGGCCGATGCGCTCGCTGCGACACGTGTAGGGGTGTTCGATCTCGTCGTCAGCGATGTGGGGCTGCCGGACGGCACGGGGATCGATTTCATCAAGGCGTATCGCGAGCATTCCGATGTGCCAGCGATCGCGCTGACCGGTTTCGGCACCGATGAAGATGTGCGCCGCTGCCTCGCGGCGGGCTTCAATGCGCATCTGACCAAACCGGTTAACTTCTCGCAGCTCGAACAGCTGATCGAAAGCACGGCGAACCTGAAGGCAGGGGAGAACCACGCACCGGCAGCGGCCGGCGGCGCGTCACGCTGA
- the mfd gene encoding transcription-repair coupling factor has translation MPDTAASSSSLSPVALVKAGQRFVFDGTHGSSDALLIARYHLAYRQQVPLLAVVCANAVDAQRLTQEIAFFAPEARVRLLPDWETLPYDSFSPHQDLVSERLATLHDLGEGRCDILLVPATTALYRMPPASFMAAYTFSFSQGERLDEAKLKAQLTLAGYDHVSQVVRPGEYCVRGSLIDLFPMGSPLPYRIDLFDDQVDSIRAFDPDTQRSLYPVRDVRLLPGREFPFDEAARTAFRSRWREVFEGDPSRASIYKDMGNGVPSAGIEYYLPLFFDETATLFHYLPDNAQLAFVGDLDTAIKRFSADTKQRFNFLSHDRERPILEPQRLFLSDDDFYTFAKPFARLALPSNAGGGWSTPLPNLAIDRHADDPVAALRAYLATTPNRVLFAAESAGRRETIAQLLIDNHLQPGSSDSYEDWLTSDTRFALGVAPLGIGFTVPAEGFAIVTETELYGPLARRAGRRRQEQASNVDSMVRDLSELKIGDPVVHSQHGIGRYMGLVTMDLGEGDTEFLHLEYASNSKLYVPVSQLHVISRYSGADPESAPLHSLGSGQWEKAKRKAAQQIRDTAAELLNLYARRAAREGHAFSLEPRDYVKFAESFGFEETPDQAAAIAAVIGDMTSGKPMDRLVCGDVGFGKTEVALRAAFIAVMGGKQVALLSPTTLLAEQHTQTFTDRFSDWPVRIAELSRFKSTKEVNASIQLINDGSVDIVIGTHKLLSSDVQFKRLGLVIIDEEHRFGVRQKEALKALRAEVDVLTLTATPIPRTLGMALEGLRDFSVIATAPQKRLAIKTFVRREEDGVIREAMLRELKRGGQVYFLHNEVETIENRRAMLEALVPEARIAVAHGQMHERELERVMRDFVAQRANVLLCTTIIETGIDVPTANTILIHRSDKFGLAQLHQLRGRVGRSHHQAYSYLLVHDPQGLTKQAQRRLEAIQQMEELGAGFYLAMHDLEIRGTGEVLGDKQSGEIQEIGFQLYTDMLNDAVKALKEGREPDLTAPLAATTEINLHAPAILPADYCVDVQERLSLYKRLASCEYDDAIDGIQEELIDRFGKLPPQAQALVETHRLRLAAKPLGISKIDAGETVIGLQFVPNPPVDAMRIIEMVQKHKHIKLAGQDKLRIETRSPDLSVRVATVKETLRALGAPARSTAAAAR, from the coding sequence ATGCCAGACACTGCTGCTTCTTCGTCTTCCCTGTCGCCGGTCGCTCTCGTCAAGGCCGGCCAGCGCTTCGTTTTCGACGGTACGCACGGTTCGTCCGACGCGCTGCTGATCGCCCGCTACCACCTCGCATACCGGCAACAGGTGCCGTTGCTGGCGGTGGTGTGCGCCAATGCCGTCGACGCGCAGCGACTCACGCAGGAAATCGCTTTCTTCGCGCCCGAAGCGCGCGTGCGTCTGCTGCCCGACTGGGAAACACTGCCTTACGATTCGTTCTCGCCGCACCAGGACCTGGTGTCGGAGCGGCTTGCGACGCTGCACGACCTCGGCGAAGGTCGCTGTGACATTCTGCTCGTGCCCGCCACGACGGCGTTGTATCGCATGCCGCCCGCGTCGTTCATGGCGGCCTATACGTTCTCGTTTTCGCAGGGCGAGCGCCTCGACGAAGCGAAGCTCAAAGCCCAGTTGACGCTGGCCGGCTACGACCACGTGAGCCAGGTGGTGCGGCCCGGCGAATACTGCGTGCGCGGCTCGCTGATCGATCTGTTCCCGATGGGTTCGCCGCTGCCTTACCGGATCGATCTATTCGACGATCAGGTCGATTCGATCCGCGCATTCGATCCCGACACGCAGCGCAGCCTGTACCCGGTACGCGATGTACGCCTCTTGCCCGGCCGCGAGTTTCCGTTCGACGAAGCCGCGCGCACCGCGTTTCGCAGCCGCTGGCGCGAGGTGTTCGAAGGCGATCCGAGCCGCGCTTCGATCTATAAGGACATGGGCAACGGTGTGCCGTCGGCGGGTATCGAATACTATTTGCCGCTGTTTTTCGACGAGACCGCGACGCTGTTTCACTATCTTCCGGACAATGCGCAGCTCGCCTTCGTCGGCGATCTGGATACGGCGATCAAGCGCTTCTCCGCCGATACAAAACAGCGCTTCAATTTCCTCTCGCACGATCGCGAGCGGCCGATTCTCGAGCCGCAGCGGCTGTTCCTCTCCGACGACGATTTCTACACGTTCGCGAAACCATTCGCACGGCTAGCACTGCCGTCGAACGCAGGTGGCGGCTGGTCGACGCCGCTGCCGAACCTCGCGATCGATCGTCACGCCGACGACCCGGTCGCCGCACTGCGCGCGTATCTCGCCACGACGCCAAACCGCGTGCTGTTCGCGGCCGAATCGGCGGGCCGCCGCGAGACCATCGCGCAGTTGCTGATCGACAATCACCTGCAACCGGGCTCGAGCGACAGCTACGAAGACTGGTTGACCTCGGACACGCGCTTCGCACTCGGCGTGGCGCCGCTCGGCATCGGCTTCACCGTGCCGGCCGAAGGCTTCGCGATCGTCACCGAAACGGAACTGTACGGACCGCTCGCGCGCCGCGCGGGACGCCGTCGCCAGGAACAGGCCAGCAACGTCGACTCGATGGTGCGCGATCTGTCCGAGCTGAAGATCGGCGATCCGGTCGTGCATTCACAGCACGGCATCGGCCGCTACATGGGGCTCGTGACGATGGATCTCGGTGAAGGCGACACCGAGTTCCTGCACCTCGAATACGCGAGCAACAGCAAGCTCTACGTACCGGTCTCCCAGTTGCACGTGATCTCGCGCTACAGCGGCGCCGATCCGGAAAGTGCGCCGTTGCACTCGCTCGGTTCGGGCCAATGGGAAAAAGCGAAGCGCAAGGCCGCACAACAGATTCGCGATACCGCCGCCGAACTGCTCAACCTGTACGCTCGTCGCGCCGCACGCGAAGGTCATGCATTCTCACTCGAACCGCGCGACTACGTGAAGTTCGCCGAAAGCTTCGGCTTCGAAGAAACGCCCGATCAAGCCGCCGCGATTGCGGCCGTGATCGGCGACATGACAAGCGGCAAACCGATGGATCGTCTCGTGTGCGGCGACGTCGGTTTCGGCAAGACCGAGGTAGCGTTGCGCGCGGCGTTTATCGCGGTGATGGGCGGCAAACAGGTCGCGCTGCTCTCGCCGACCACGCTGCTCGCCGAGCAGCACACGCAAACCTTCACCGACCGCTTCTCCGACTGGCCCGTGCGCATTGCCGAACTGTCGCGCTTCAAGTCGACGAAGGAAGTCAACGCGTCGATCCAGCTGATCAACGACGGTAGCGTCGATATCGTGATCGGCACGCACAAGCTGCTGTCGTCGGATGTGCAGTTCAAGCGGCTCGGGCTTGTCATCATCGATGAAGAGCACCGCTTCGGTGTGCGCCAGAAAGAAGCGCTGAAAGCGCTGCGCGCCGAGGTCGACGTGCTGACGCTGACCGCGACGCCGATTCCGCGCACGCTCGGGATGGCGCTCGAAGGGCTGCGCGATTTCTCGGTGATCGCCACCGCACCGCAAAAGCGCCTCGCGATCAAGACCTTCGTACGGCGCGAAGAAGACGGCGTGATTCGCGAAGCGATGTTGCGCGAACTGAAGCGCGGCGGTCAGGTGTACTTCCTGCACAACGAGGTCGAGACGATCGAGAATCGTCGCGCGATGCTCGAAGCGCTGGTCCCCGAAGCACGTATTGCAGTGGCGCACGGCCAGATGCACGAGCGCGAACTCGAACGCGTGATGCGCGATTTCGTCGCCCAGCGCGCGAACGTGCTGTTGTGCACGACGATCATCGAAACCGGCATCGATGTACCGACCGCGAACACAATTCTGATCCACCGCTCCGACAAGTTCGGTCTGGCGCAGTTGCACCAGTTGCGCGGTCGCGTCGGTCGCTCGCATCACCAGGCGTATTCGTACCTGCTCGTGCACGATCCGCAGGGTCTGACGAAACAGGCGCAGCGCCGGCTCGAAGCGATCCAGCAGATGGAAGAACTCGGTGCAGGCTTCTACCTCGCGATGCACGATCTCGAGATTCGCGGCACCGGCGAAGTGCTTGGCGACAAGCAGTCGGGCGAGATCCAGGAGATCGGTTTCCAGCTCTACACGGACATGCTCAACGACGCTGTGAAAGCGCTCAAGGAAGGTCGCGAACCCGATCTCACGGCACCGCTCGCCGCGACTACCGAGATCAATCTGCACGCCCCCGCGATCCTGCCCGCCGACTACTGCGTCGACGTGCAGGAACGGCTGTCGCTGTACAAGCGGCTCGCGAGTTGCGAATACGACGACGCAATCGACGGCATCCAGGAGGAACTGATCGATCGCTTCGGCAAACTGCCGCCGCAAGCACAGGCACTCGTCGAAACGCACCGGCTGCGGCTCGCGGCAAAACCGCTCGGCATTTCGAAGATCGATGCGGGCGAAACGGTTATCGGTTTGCAGTTCGTACCGAATCCGCCTGTCGACGCGATGCGGATCATCGAGATGGTGCAGAAGCACAAACACATCAAGCTCGCGGGTCAGGACAAGCTGCGCATCGAAACGCGCAGCCCCGATCTGTCGGTGCGCGTCGCGACGGTCAAGGAAACGCTGCGCGCGCTGGGTGCGCCGGCGCGTAGTACAGCGGCTGCAGCGCGTTGA
- a CDS encoding response regulator, with product MATNGETVGIILIEDDDGHATLVERNLRRAGVSNGFLRFSDGQEALDYFFGDPAAADDATGRPAPRELTNFVVLLDLKMPRVDGFEVLRRLKTSPSTAAVPVIVLTTTDDPREIARCYELGCNVYITKPVEYDAFIEAVRRLGFFLQVVKLPPGHPLSRP from the coding sequence ATGGCAACAAATGGTGAAACCGTTGGCATCATCCTGATCGAGGATGACGACGGACACGCGACGCTGGTCGAACGTAACCTGCGACGTGCAGGCGTTTCGAACGGCTTCCTGCGTTTCTCGGACGGCCAGGAAGCGCTCGATTATTTCTTCGGCGATCCGGCCGCAGCCGACGACGCGACCGGGCGTCCCGCACCTCGCGAGCTGACCAATTTCGTCGTGCTGCTCGATCTGAAGATGCCGCGCGTCGACGGTTTCGAGGTGCTGCGCCGTCTGAAGACGTCGCCATCCACGGCAGCGGTGCCGGTGATCGTGCTGACCACAACCGACGATCCGCGCGAAATCGCCCGCTGCTACGAACTCGGATGCAACGTCTACATCACCAAGCCGGTCGAGTACGACGCGTTTATCGAGGCCGTGCGCCGCCTCGGCTTTTTCCTGCAGGTGGTGAAGCTGCCGCCCGGGCATCCCCTTTCGAGGCCGTAA
- a CDS encoding threonine/serine dehydratase — MSTTTPQHTDHTIDGEPIPTLDDIATQHFALTPWVVRTPVFDRLDFPSLEDTVINFKFELLQAAGSFKARGTFTNLLALDEAQRNAGVTCVSAGNHAIAVSYAAMRLGVSAKVVLFRSANPARIALCKAYKADIVMADNPAEAFEFVRRIEAEEGRYFVHPFNGYRTVLGTATLGYEWATQTPDLDAVIVPIGGGGLAAGVSTALRLANPHIHVYGVEPEGADAMSRSFAANHTIKMGPMQGIADSLMAPHTEQYSYELCRRHIDRIVTVSDDALRAAMLTLFAQLKLAVEPACAAATAALLGPLRETLQGKRVGVLLCGTNTDPQTFATHIERARTQH; from the coding sequence ATGTCCACCACTACGCCGCAGCACACCGACCACACGATCGACGGCGAACCGATCCCGACGCTCGATGACATTGCCACCCAGCACTTCGCGTTGACGCCCTGGGTGGTGCGCACGCCGGTGTTCGACCGGCTCGACTTTCCGTCGCTGGAAGACACGGTCATCAACTTCAAGTTCGAGTTGCTGCAAGCAGCAGGCAGCTTCAAGGCGCGCGGTACGTTCACGAATCTGCTCGCACTCGACGAAGCGCAGCGTAATGCCGGCGTAACCTGCGTGTCGGCCGGCAATCATGCAATCGCGGTTTCGTACGCGGCGATGCGCCTCGGCGTCAGTGCGAAAGTCGTGCTGTTCCGCTCGGCAAATCCGGCGCGGATCGCTTTGTGCAAGGCGTACAAGGCCGATATCGTGATGGCGGACAACCCGGCCGAAGCGTTCGAGTTCGTGCGTCGCATCGAGGCCGAAGAAGGTCGCTACTTCGTTCATCCGTTCAACGGCTATCGCACGGTGCTCGGCACAGCGACGCTCGGTTACGAATGGGCGACGCAGACGCCCGATCTCGACGCGGTCATCGTACCGATCGGCGGTGGCGGACTCGCGGCAGGCGTCTCGACCGCACTGCGCCTCGCGAATCCACATATCCATGTGTATGGCGTCGAGCCCGAAGGCGCGGATGCAATGAGCCGCAGCTTCGCGGCCAATCACACGATCAAGATGGGTCCGATGCAAGGCATCGCCGATTCGCTAATGGCACCGCACACCGAGCAGTACAGCTACGAATTGTGCCGACGTCATATCGATCGCATCGTCACCGTCAGCGACGACGCACTGCGTGCCGCAATGCTCACGCTGTTCGCGCAGCTCAAACTCGCGGTCGAACCCGCGTGTGCGGCCGCAACAGCGGCGTTGCTCGGACCGCTGCGCGAAACCTTGCAGGGCAAGCGTGTCGGGGTGTTACTGTGCGGTACGAATACCGATCCGCAGACCTTCGCCACCCACATCGAACGCGCCCGCACTCAACACTAA